A window from Culex pipiens pallens isolate TS chromosome 3, TS_CPP_V2, whole genome shotgun sequence encodes these proteins:
- the LOC120414199 gene encoding uncharacterized protein LOC120414199, which yields MKIALLLMCVALGSGNPVVKRSNEFDDAYDYSEADLNTEVVFVAEVSSTTTTNEDPPRTSSHWPITDRAITVPPLVTENWEEAVVVEGWPTTTTSRYGRKRLREEVRIAVKNIKDETREILQDIKDEVGLMSDAIKSKIRSAMDRFKKRLLTINFRSDIVADYNALSH from the exons ATGAAGATTGCTTTACTTTTAATGTGTGTTGCTTTGGGAAGTGGGAATCCCGTAGTCAAGAGATCGAACGAATTTGACGATGCCTACGACTATTCAGAAGCTg ATCTAAATACTGAAGTTGTATTTGTAGCAG AAGTATCCTCAACTACCACCACAAATGAAGATCCACCAAGAACTTCCTCTCATTGGCCAATAACTGATCGTGCTATTACAGTTCCACCACTAGTTACAGAGAATTGGGAAGAAGCCGTAGTG GTTGAGGGATGGCCCACAACGACCACTTCCAGATATGGCAGGAAACGTTTGAGAGAGGAAGTTCGAATCGCCGTTAAAAATATTAAGGACGAAACGAGAGAAATTCTTCAAGACATCAAGGACGAAGTAGGACTAATGTCTGATGCAATAAAGTCCAAAATTAGATCTGCCATGGACCGCTTCAAAAAACGACTACTTACCATTAATTTCCGTTCGGACATAGTTGCAGATTACAATGCATTAAGTCACTAA